From Paracoccus sp. MC1862, a single genomic window includes:
- a CDS encoding sugar transferase, whose translation MQMLRAHDLVADTDSPKLVAPHVQSPAARPLQIPRTVPVGGAAKRALDIFLVILAIPLLLPLILGLVIILRIKDPGPLLYGHRRIGFGGREFRCWKFRTMVVDGDAVLERHFRSNPAAEAVWKEQRKLVDDPRVTPLGAVLRKLSLDELPQLLNVLKGEMSLVGPRPIVQAELDHYGASARHYLAARPGLTGLWQISGRSDTTYAERVRLDRFYVTNWNLWQDLRIVFMTIPAVAMSRGAH comes from the coding sequence ATGCAGATGCTCCGTGCTCATGATCTTGTTGCCGATACCGACTCGCCCAAGCTTGTTGCTCCTCATGTGCAATCCCCCGCCGCAAGGCCGCTGCAGATCCCGCGGACGGTTCCGGTCGGCGGCGCGGCAAAGCGGGCCCTGGATATTTTCCTTGTCATTCTTGCCATTCCGCTGCTGCTGCCGCTGATCCTCGGGCTGGTCATCATTCTCAGGATCAAGGACCCTGGGCCGCTGCTTTACGGCCATCGCCGCATCGGCTTCGGGGGGCGCGAGTTCAGGTGCTGGAAGTTCCGCACCATGGTCGTCGATGGCGACGCGGTGCTTGAACGGCATTTCCGCAGCAATCCCGCCGCCGAGGCGGTGTGGAAGGAACAGCGCAAGCTGGTCGACGATCCCCGCGTCACCCCCCTCGGCGCGGTGCTGCGCAAGCTTAGCCTGGACGAGCTGCCGCAGCTTCTGAACGTGCTGAAGGGCGAGATGAGCCTGGTCGGCCCCCGTCCGATCGTGCAGGCGGAACTGGACCATTACGGCGCCTCGGCCCGGCATTACCTGGCCGCCCGCCCCGGCCTGACCGGACTGTGGCAGATCAGCGGCCGCAGCGACACCACCTATGCCGAACGGGTGCGCTTGGACCGGTTCTACGTCACCAACTGGAACCTGTGGCAGGATCTTCGGATCGTCTTCATGACCATTCCGGCGGTGGCGATGTCACGCGGCGCCCACTGA
- a CDS encoding PqqD family protein, translating to MTYLASPECVSCAVEDGIAILDLKSNTYFSLDPVGARIWDRMTAPSSLEDLTAAIAAEYEIAPGECRRDIADLLDDMLKHGLIRAV from the coding sequence ATGACTTATCTCGCTTCCCCCGAATGCGTTTCCTGCGCGGTCGAAGACGGCATTGCGATCCTGGATCTGAAATCCAACACCTATTTCAGCCTCGATCCCGTCGGCGCCCGGATCTGGGACCGCATGACGGCGCCCTCCTCGCTTGAGGACCTGACCGCCGCCATCGCCGCCGAATACGAGATCGCCCCCGGAGAATGCCGGCGCGACATCGCCGATCTTCTGGACGACATGCTCAAGCACGGCCTGATCCGGGCGGTCTGA
- a CDS encoding lasso peptide biosynthesis B2 protein, whose translation MGVLRRIRRLRRRDAVLLWQALGAVLLVRGYLGRGAHHDLRRMIEAHGLTLPAADPGAPRAELAEIAWSVRAVARLVPGASCLTQASAGQILLARRGHATTIRLSVPAQTATPGILAPHAWLMAGDTIVLGGTPEDYNRHRILHDFTLPGAGPA comes from the coding sequence ATGGGGGTCCTGCGACGCATCCGCCGTTTGCGCCGCCGCGATGCCGTGCTGCTGTGGCAGGCGCTCGGCGCGGTTCTACTGGTGCGCGGCTATCTGGGGCGCGGCGCCCATCACGACCTGCGCCGGATGATCGAGGCTCATGGGCTGACGCTTCCCGCCGCCGACCCCGGCGCGCCACGTGCCGAACTGGCCGAGATCGCCTGGTCGGTCCGGGCCGTCGCCCGGCTGGTGCCGGGGGCGAGCTGCCTCACCCAGGCCAGCGCCGGCCAGATTCTACTGGCGCGGCGCGGCCATGCAACGACCATCCGGCTGTCGGTTCCGGCGCAGACCGCCACGCCCGGCATACTGGCGCCCCATGCCTGGCTGATGGCCGGGGACACCATCGTCCTTGGCGGCACGCCCGAGGATTACAACCGCCACCGCATCCTGCACGACTTCACCCTGCCGGGCGCCGGTCCGGCATGA